In a single window of the Oecophyllibacter saccharovorans genome:
- the hpnK gene encoding hopanoid biosynthesis-associated protein HpnK: MPSQASSRSERRVIISADDFGMSEEVNEGIERAYREGVLTTASLMVAGPAAADALRRAQKLPGLRVGLHLVVIEGDSLLSLPTITDEAGWFGRNQLKLGVEYFFSPPARRALKREIEAQFRAFARSGLPLDHANAHKHMHLHPTVGRLLIETGTRHGLKAVRTPLEPARPVGAEKTLGDQALAQWTRVLRAQLRRAGMKTNDHCFGLRWSGHMTPERLHRLLPQLPAGLSEIYFHPASGQNDQMAELMPDYQPRAELDSLICEQTRTLMATQRLRSVGWDAA, encoded by the coding sequence ATGCCGTCACAAGCTTCCTCCCGTTCCGAACGTCGCGTCATCATTTCAGCGGATGATTTCGGCATGAGCGAAGAAGTCAATGAAGGCATCGAGCGCGCCTACCGCGAAGGGGTCCTGACCACCGCCAGTCTCATGGTGGCTGGGCCAGCCGCTGCAGACGCCCTCCGGCGCGCGCAAAAGCTGCCTGGTTTGCGGGTAGGGCTGCATCTGGTGGTGATCGAGGGCGATTCCCTCCTCAGCCTCCCAACCATTACAGATGAAGCCGGCTGGTTCGGCCGCAACCAGCTCAAGCTCGGGGTAGAATATTTTTTCTCGCCCCCCGCACGCAGGGCCCTGAAGCGGGAAATTGAAGCCCAGTTCCGGGCTTTTGCACGCTCGGGCCTGCCGCTGGACCACGCCAATGCCCACAAGCACATGCATCTTCACCCGACCGTGGGCAGGCTCCTGATCGAGACAGGCACCCGCCACGGGCTCAAAGCCGTGCGCACGCCCCTGGAACCTGCCAGGCCGGTTGGCGCTGAAAAAACGCTGGGGGACCAAGCCCTTGCCCAATGGACGCGCGTTCTGCGCGCCCAGCTGCGCCGTGCGGGAATGAAAACCAATGATCACTGCTTCGGGCTGCGCTGGTCAGGTCACATGACCCCAGAACGCCTGCACCGCCTGCTGCCGCAACTGCCGGCGGGGCTGAGCGAGATCTATTTTCACCCCGCAAGCGGGCAGAATGACCAGATGGCGGAACTGATGCCTGACTACCAGCCCCGCGCCGAGCTCGATAGCCTGATTTGTGAACAGACCCGCACACTTATGGCCACGCAGCGCCTGCGCTCCGTCGGCTGGGACGCAGCCTGA
- the hpnJ gene encoding hopanoid biosynthesis associated radical SAM protein HpnJ yields the protein MMRTLFLQPPSFDGFDGGAGSRYQAKREIRSFWYPTWLAQPAALVPGSRLIDAPPAKMGMGPILEDVKNRDLVIMHTSTPSFASDVRVAGMLKQANPKLKIGMVGAKVAVQPNESLEQGSPIDFVARNEFDFTIKEIAEGTPLAEVDGITWRNDDGEIITNKDRAPIEDMDSLPFVTEVYKRDLKIEDYFIGYLQHPYISIYTGRGCKSRCTFCLWPQTVGGHRYRTRSPEHVAAEIRLAKQYFPQVKEFFFDDDTFTDDLPRAEAIARELGKLGVTWSCNAKANVPYKTLKVLKENGLRLLLVGYESGNQQILHNIKKGMRVEVARKFTEDCHKLGIKIHGTFILGLPGETQETIRETIEFAKDINPHTLQVSLAAPYPGTALHKQATENGWFNKDQAELIDENGVQIAPLHYPHLSHDEIFRKVETFYKEFYFRPRKIFDIVKEMALDPQMLKRRLREGVEFFQFLQGRKKGA from the coding sequence ATGATGAGAACGCTTTTCCTTCAGCCACCTTCCTTCGACGGTTTCGACGGGGGCGCGGGCTCGCGCTATCAGGCCAAACGCGAGATCCGCTCCTTCTGGTATCCGACCTGGCTGGCGCAGCCTGCAGCCCTCGTGCCCGGTTCGCGCCTGATTGATGCGCCGCCGGCCAAAATGGGCATGGGCCCCATTCTGGAAGACGTCAAAAACCGCGATCTGGTGATCATGCACACCTCGACGCCGTCCTTCGCTTCCGACGTGCGGGTGGCCGGCATGCTCAAGCAGGCCAATCCCAAACTCAAGATCGGCATGGTCGGCGCCAAGGTGGCCGTGCAGCCCAATGAGAGCCTTGAGCAGGGCAGCCCGATTGATTTCGTGGCGCGCAACGAGTTCGACTTCACCATCAAGGAGATCGCCGAAGGCACGCCGCTGGCTGAGGTGGACGGCATCACCTGGCGCAATGATGACGGGGAGATCATCACCAACAAGGACCGCGCGCCCATCGAGGATATGGACAGCCTTCCCTTCGTGACGGAAGTCTACAAGCGCGACCTGAAGATCGAAGATTACTTCATCGGCTATCTGCAACACCCCTATATTTCCATCTATACCGGGCGCGGATGCAAATCCCGCTGCACCTTCTGCCTGTGGCCGCAGACCGTGGGTGGCCACCGCTACCGCACGCGCAGCCCCGAGCATGTGGCCGCTGAAATCCGCCTGGCCAAGCAGTATTTCCCGCAGGTCAAGGAGTTCTTCTTCGACGATGACACCTTCACCGATGACCTGCCGCGCGCTGAAGCCATTGCGCGCGAGCTCGGCAAGCTGGGTGTCACCTGGTCCTGCAATGCCAAGGCCAACGTGCCCTACAAGACGCTGAAAGTGCTGAAGGAGAACGGGCTGCGCCTGCTCCTGGTCGGTTATGAGAGCGGCAACCAGCAGATCCTGCACAACATCAAAAAGGGCATGCGTGTCGAAGTGGCTCGCAAGTTCACCGAAGACTGCCACAAGCTCGGCATCAAGATCCACGGCACCTTCATTCTGGGCCTCCCGGGCGAAACCCAGGAAACCATCCGCGAAACGATCGAGTTCGCCAAGGATATCAATCCGCACACGCTGCAGGTTTCTCTGGCTGCTCCCTATCCGGGCACTGCGCTGCACAAGCAGGCCACCGAGAATGGCTGGTTCAACAAGGACCAGGCTGAGCTCATCGATGAGAATGGCGTGCAGATCGCTCCGCTACACTACCCGCACCTGTCACATGACGAGATCTTCCGGAAGGTGGAGACCTTCTACAAGGAATTCTATTTCCGCCCCAGGAAGATCTTCGACATCGTCAAGGAAATGGCCCTTGATCCGCAGATGCTCAAACGCCGCCTGCGTGAGGGCGTGGAGTTCTTCCAGTTCCTCCAGGGCCGCAAGAAGGGCGCCTGA
- the hpnI gene encoding bacteriohopanetetrol glucosamine biosynthesis glycosyltransferase HpnI, with translation MPFLTLASLCTALVSVAGQAQSVLGSQLLARFHRRARLSRASLARPENQARDWPAVTLLKPLHGDEPKLEQALESCFQQDYPQYEIVFGLHAADDPALKIVERLKARYPDQPVSVVVDSTEHGPNRKIGNLINMMQACHHDVLVMADSDIHVQPDYLRTIVDTLETPGTGLVTLLYAGLPADGRLVRQLGAHSINNNFLTGVMLSRLLGRQDCLGATMALRRELLERIGGLAALVPHLADDAVLGQKVRALGLKVALAPTLCRTTVAEETLGELLSHELRWGRTVRSLEPVGYAFSSLQLPLFWASVSILLAPASWLAWGIFGLGWLTRGLVSARIAYLTECRLPGIFPFLIVRDWISAAIMLGSTRGTQVAWRGRTVHIASNPFPPERDRPLLNSTDAGRTEASPSTSSGLDGSGINRSVRS, from the coding sequence GTGCCTTTCCTGACTCTGGCATCTCTCTGCACTGCCCTCGTCTCGGTCGCGGGGCAGGCACAGAGCGTTCTGGGCAGCCAGCTGCTGGCCCGTTTCCATCGGCGCGCCCGCCTGAGCAGGGCCAGTCTCGCACGGCCTGAAAACCAGGCGCGAGACTGGCCTGCCGTTACGCTGCTCAAGCCGCTTCATGGAGACGAGCCCAAGCTCGAGCAGGCGCTTGAGAGCTGCTTTCAGCAGGATTATCCGCAATATGAGATCGTCTTCGGCCTGCATGCTGCCGATGATCCGGCCCTGAAAATCGTCGAGCGCCTGAAGGCCCGCTATCCGGATCAGCCGGTCTCAGTCGTGGTGGACAGCACCGAGCACGGGCCGAATCGCAAGATCGGCAACCTGATCAACATGATGCAGGCCTGCCACCACGACGTGCTGGTCATGGCCGATTCCGACATCCATGTTCAGCCGGATTATCTCCGGACCATCGTTGACACGCTTGAAACCCCCGGCACCGGCCTGGTCACCTTGCTCTATGCGGGCCTGCCGGCAGACGGGCGCCTGGTACGCCAGCTTGGGGCGCACAGCATCAACAACAACTTCCTTACAGGCGTCATGCTGTCGCGCCTGCTGGGCCGCCAGGACTGCCTTGGCGCCACCATGGCGCTGAGACGTGAGCTGCTGGAGCGGATCGGGGGCTTGGCCGCGCTCGTGCCGCATCTGGCAGATGACGCGGTGCTTGGGCAAAAAGTCCGCGCCCTGGGCCTGAAAGTGGCCCTGGCCCCCACGCTCTGCCGGACGACCGTTGCGGAAGAAACCCTTGGCGAGCTGCTGAGTCATGAACTGCGATGGGGACGGACCGTCCGCAGTCTGGAGCCCGTAGGCTACGCTTTTTCCAGCCTGCAGCTCCCCCTCTTCTGGGCCAGTGTCAGCATTCTCCTGGCGCCCGCCTCCTGGCTGGCATGGGGGATTTTCGGCCTTGGCTGGCTGACGCGCGGCCTGGTCAGCGCGCGAATCGCCTATTTGACGGAATGCCGCCTGCCCGGCATTTTCCCCTTCCTGATCGTCCGGGACTGGATTTCGGCCGCCATCATGCTCGGCAGTACGCGTGGCACGCAGGTTGCATGGCGGGGCCGAACAGTCCATATCGCATCCAACCCCTTTCCCCCCGAACGTGACCGCCCGCTCCTGAACAGCACCGATGCCGGGAGAACGGAAGCTTCCCCCTCCACCTCATCGGGCCTTGACGGGTCGGGAATCAACAGGAGTGTCCGCTCATGA
- a CDS encoding ABC transporter substrate-binding protein, whose amino-acid sequence MNRQITFTPRLLALAVLAAPLAGALAAGSGFIAPAVAQTAAAAQAAAPISVLYGALEKSQALPSPEARAAIVGPAVDQAFNLDTILKRSIGLHYAQLTPDERTQLLQAFRRFTVARYVSSFKPGSEAVFSILPNAAPNPTGGVLIDTTIRGRTDSPANATPLNYVMTPTPQGWRITDILLNGHISQTATQRSDFRSVIDQSGAAGLIRTLNKKADGLLHG is encoded by the coding sequence ATGAATCGCCAAATCACTTTCACGCCCCGCCTGTTGGCCCTCGCAGTTCTGGCCGCACCGCTGGCCGGCGCCCTAGCTGCCGGCAGCGGTTTCATCGCGCCGGCCGTAGCGCAGACAGCCGCTGCCGCTCAGGCCGCAGCGCCGATCAGCGTTCTTTACGGGGCGCTGGAAAAATCCCAGGCCCTCCCCAGCCCTGAAGCGCGTGCGGCCATCGTCGGCCCCGCCGTGGACCAGGCCTTCAATCTGGATACCATCCTCAAGCGTTCAATCGGCCTGCATTACGCTCAGCTGACGCCTGATGAACGCACGCAGCTGCTGCAGGCTTTCCGCCGTTTCACGGTGGCGCGCTACGTTTCGTCGTTCAAACCGGGCTCGGAAGCCGTTTTCAGCATTCTTCCCAACGCTGCGCCCAATCCGACCGGCGGCGTGCTTATCGACACCACTATCCGCGGCCGCACCGATTCTCCGGCCAATGCCACGCCTCTCAATTATGTCATGACCCCCACGCCGCAGGGCTGGCGCATCACTGACATTCTCCTGAACGGCCATATCAGCCAGACCGCGACGCAGCGTTCCGACTTCCGCTCCGTTATTGATCAGAGCGGCGCTGCAGGGCTGATCCGCACTCTCAACAAGAAAGCCGACGGCCTCCTGCATGGCTGA
- the hpnH gene encoding adenosyl-hopene transferase HpnH, with the protein MAVPLMHAVRVGLYVLKQHLSGRKRYPLVLMLEPLFRCNLACAGCGKIDYPAEILNQRMSLQECLDADAEAGAPVIAIAGGEPLLHKEMPQIVENLTARKKYVYLCTNGLLLEKKINDYKPSPFFSWDIHLDGDKEMHDASVCQEGVYERAIKAIKLAKSKGFRVSINCTLFDGAVPERVAAFLDEAMALGVDGVMTAPGYAYERAPDQEHFLNRQKTKTLFRDIFRLGKGHKWRFTQSPLFLNFLAGNENYQCTPWGKPLRTVFGWQRPCYLLGEGYAKTFRELMEDTDWDKYGTGAYEKCADCMVHSGYEATAVMDAVRRPWHIAKVALFGPETEKPMVPEISLANQRPAEYGYDEQVQIQLANLSAANEGRPRNRGPRVRVNGRPVSVRVQKEQMTEAAGAAE; encoded by the coding sequence ATGGCCGTACCATTGATGCACGCTGTCCGGGTTGGACTATACGTTCTCAAGCAGCACCTTTCGGGGCGCAAGCGCTATCCGCTGGTGCTGATGCTGGAGCCGTTGTTCCGGTGCAACCTAGCCTGCGCCGGCTGCGGCAAGATCGACTACCCCGCCGAGATCTTGAACCAGCGCATGAGCCTGCAGGAATGCCTGGATGCCGATGCCGAAGCCGGCGCGCCCGTCATCGCCATCGCGGGCGGTGAGCCGCTGCTGCATAAGGAGATGCCGCAGATCGTCGAGAATCTGACGGCGCGCAAGAAATACGTTTATCTGTGCACAAACGGTCTGCTGCTCGAAAAGAAAATCAACGATTACAAGCCTTCCCCCTTCTTCTCCTGGGACATCCATCTCGATGGCGACAAGGAGATGCATGATGCCTCCGTGTGCCAGGAAGGCGTTTATGAGCGGGCTATCAAGGCCATCAAGCTCGCTAAGTCGAAAGGCTTCCGTGTCTCCATCAACTGCACTCTGTTCGATGGTGCGGTGCCTGAGCGCGTGGCGGCCTTTCTCGATGAAGCCATGGCCCTGGGGGTCGATGGCGTCATGACGGCGCCGGGCTATGCCTATGAACGCGCGCCTGACCAGGAACACTTCCTGAACCGGCAGAAGACCAAGACCCTTTTCCGCGATATCTTCCGCCTCGGAAAAGGCCATAAATGGCGTTTCACGCAGTCGCCGCTCTTTCTGAACTTCCTGGCCGGCAATGAAAACTATCAGTGCACGCCTTGGGGTAAGCCCCTGCGCACGGTTTTCGGCTGGCAGCGTCCCTGCTACCTGCTGGGAGAAGGCTATGCCAAAACCTTCAGGGAGCTGATGGAAGATACCGACTGGGACAAATACGGCACCGGTGCCTATGAGAAATGCGCCGACTGCATGGTGCATTCCGGTTATGAGGCCACGGCCGTCATGGATGCGGTGCGCCGCCCCTGGCACATCGCCAAGGTGGCTCTGTTCGGCCCGGAGACGGAAAAGCCGATGGTGCCCGAGATCTCCCTGGCCAATCAGCGCCCGGCCGAATACGGCTATGATGAGCAGGTGCAGATTCAGCTGGCCAATCTTTCCGCTGCCAATGAAGGCAGGCCACGCAATCGCGGTCCGCGCGTGCGCGTGAACGGACGTCCTGTTTCTGTGCGGGTTCAGAAGGAACAGATGACCGAAGCGGCCGGCGCGGCAGAATAA
- a CDS encoding hemolysin family protein, which produces MLTALLVILLLVLLNGVFATGELALISVKKSRLEQLARQGVPGAERAVKLASSPQNFLPTVQIGMTLVSILEGAFGGSGIEETVRHWIEKSELLRPFAGELSIILVVALITFVMLVFGELVPKQIALYKPEVIAIRLSGVLTFLAWITKPVVWLLSKTSSLVLQLLGINPLSRSALTEEELRAVLLDGTQAGILDSGEREMIERLLRLADRPVRAIMTPRNELFWIDRNADHETLVRKLRQSSYARMVVCEGDIDHPVGVILAKDIMDRLLLGLPLSIDAVLRKAPVIPDSLTAQGMIERLRGISLGIVFVMDEYGTFEGIVTPSDVFEAIIGEESHHERHERHEKHDDMEEYEFDGFMPADEVASRLDIPPFPEGGTYHTLGGAIMALLKRVPARGDKVVYGGWLFEVLKMDRRRVLLVRATRRLLARN; this is translated from the coding sequence ATGTTGACCGCGCTTCTCGTCATTCTTCTGCTGGTTCTCCTCAATGGCGTTTTCGCCACGGGAGAGCTGGCGCTCATCTCCGTCAAAAAAAGCCGCCTGGAACAGCTGGCGCGCCAGGGCGTGCCGGGGGCTGAGCGGGCGGTCAAGCTTGCTTCCTCGCCGCAGAACTTCCTGCCGACTGTCCAGATCGGCATGACGCTGGTCTCGATTCTGGAAGGCGCTTTCGGCGGCTCCGGAATCGAGGAGACGGTTCGCCACTGGATTGAGAAGTCCGAGCTCCTGCGCCCCTTTGCCGGGGAGCTCTCCATCATTCTCGTCGTGGCCCTCATCACTTTCGTGATGCTGGTTTTCGGCGAACTCGTTCCCAAGCAGATTGCTCTTTACAAGCCGGAAGTGATTGCGATCCGCCTCTCGGGCGTGCTCACTTTCCTGGCCTGGATCACCAAGCCCGTCGTCTGGCTGCTCAGCAAGACCTCCTCGCTGGTGCTGCAGCTTCTGGGGATCAATCCCCTGTCCCGCTCCGCGCTGACGGAAGAGGAGCTGCGGGCCGTGCTGCTTGACGGCACGCAGGCCGGAATCCTGGATTCAGGCGAACGCGAGATGATCGAGCGCCTGTTGCGTCTGGCGGACCGGCCGGTCCGGGCCATCATGACCCCTCGCAATGAGCTCTTCTGGATCGACCGCAATGCGGACCATGAGACCCTGGTGCGCAAGCTCCGGCAGTCCTCCTATGCGCGCATGGTGGTGTGCGAGGGCGATATCGACCATCCGGTCGGGGTTATCCTGGCCAAGGACATCATGGATCGCCTGCTGCTGGGGTTGCCTCTCTCGATTGATGCGGTCCTGCGCAAGGCCCCGGTCATTCCCGACAGCCTGACCGCGCAGGGCATGATCGAGCGGTTGAGGGGCATCTCGCTGGGGATCGTGTTCGTCATGGACGAATACGGCACTTTTGAAGGTATCGTGACGCCTTCTGACGTTTTTGAAGCCATCATCGGTGAGGAAAGCCACCACGAACGCCATGAACGTCATGAAAAACATGATGACATGGAGGAATACGAGTTCGACGGTTTCATGCCGGCTGATGAAGTCGCTTCCCGCCTTGATATTCCGCCTTTTCCGGAAGGGGGGACTTACCACACGCTGGGGGGCGCGATCATGGCCCTTCTCAAGCGCGTGCCCGCGCGTGGCGACAAGGTGGTTTACGGAGGCTGGCTGTTCGAGGTGCTGAAGATGGACCGGCGGCGCGTATTGCTGGTTCGGGCCACCCGCAGGCTCCTGGCGCGGAACTGA
- the dksA gene encoding RNA polymerase-binding protein DksA, producing MNTLSPDYRPSADEEFMNERQQEYFRHKLVLWRTELLREAGDTLASLSEGGILEADLADRATVETDRAFELRTRDRARKLIIKINQALERIENGTYGYCEETGEPIGLMRLEARPIATLSIEAQERHERHEKSHRDD from the coding sequence ATGAATACGCTCTCGCCGGATTACCGCCCATCAGCCGATGAAGAGTTCATGAATGAGCGGCAGCAGGAGTATTTCCGCCATAAGCTGGTTCTCTGGCGGACCGAGCTCCTCCGTGAAGCAGGCGATACGCTGGCCAGCCTTTCGGAAGGCGGCATTCTCGAAGCGGATCTGGCCGACCGGGCGACCGTAGAGACGGACCGGGCCTTTGAGCTCCGCACACGCGACCGGGCCCGGAAGCTGATCATCAAGATCAACCAGGCGCTGGAACGCATCGAAAACGGCACTTATGGCTATTGCGAGGAAACCGGTGAGCCCATCGGTCTGATGCGTCTGGAAGCCCGTCCGATCGCCACGCTTTCCATCGAAGCTCAGGAACGTCACGAACGGCATGAAAAAAGCCACCGGGACGACTGA
- a CDS encoding ArsC/Spx/MgsR family protein, with the protein MTSHITLYGLKNCDTMRKAGRWLTQAGLDWQLHDWRRDGVPAALLRELAGKLGWEKLLNRTSQTWRQLPEAERQALLQASGAEAQARALKLMQAHPALIRRPVLQLRTEKEGKTRFLLRFSPETYAEFFAGNNF; encoded by the coding sequence ATGACCTCTCACATCACTCTTTACGGCCTGAAAAACTGTGACACGATGCGCAAAGCTGGTCGTTGGCTGACGCAAGCGGGGCTGGACTGGCAGCTGCATGACTGGCGCAGGGACGGCGTGCCTGCGGCCCTGCTGCGGGAGCTGGCCGGGAAATTAGGCTGGGAAAAGCTCCTCAACCGCACCAGTCAGACCTGGCGGCAACTGCCTGAAGCGGAGCGCCAGGCGCTGCTCCAGGCCAGTGGGGCTGAGGCGCAAGCCCGGGCGCTGAAGCTGATGCAGGCGCATCCTGCTCTGATCAGGCGCCCTGTGTTGCAGCTGCGCACGGAAAAAGAGGGAAAAACACGTTTCCTGCTCCGGTTTTCGCCTGAAACCTATGCTGAGTTTTTTGCCGGTAATAATTTCTAG
- a CDS encoding AzlC family ABC transporter permease has protein sequence MVPSSSTPTNPSRPDRALQRGMKDALPLLLGTVPYALVLGAQARSKGLALFEVPLLTGLNFAGASDFAAIQVWTEPPAMLVIVGMTFLINSRHLLMGAVLSPFLRGRKLSHILPALFILTDESWALSMAESQRRAASNAQVLFSFRYYSGVAGTFYVGCVAATTLGAVIGPILGPLDHYGLDMAFSAVFLVLLRSMWTGWRAARPWLTSLVVAAATFLLLPGAWYVVAGTTAGLLHASLQARLSPDVPTISEGGSEEGQASETVQQKNQGDGEDETPDPTHAQPQRQAPPEPG, from the coding sequence ATGGTGCCTTCCAGCTCAACACCCACAAATCCTTCCCGGCCGGACCGGGCTTTGCAGCGTGGCATGAAGGATGCCCTGCCCCTTCTGCTGGGAACAGTGCCTTACGCCCTGGTCTTGGGCGCACAGGCGCGCAGCAAGGGCCTGGCCCTGTTTGAAGTGCCCCTGCTGACCGGGCTGAACTTCGCCGGCGCTTCCGACTTCGCGGCCATTCAGGTCTGGACCGAACCGCCGGCCATGCTCGTCATCGTCGGCATGACCTTTCTCATCAACAGCCGGCACCTGCTGATGGGTGCCGTTCTCAGCCCCTTTCTGCGCGGCCGAAAACTCTCGCATATTCTGCCGGCCCTGTTCATCCTCACCGATGAAAGCTGGGCGCTGAGCATGGCTGAAAGCCAGCGGCGCGCGGCCAGCAACGCACAGGTGCTGTTCAGTTTCCGGTATTACAGTGGCGTTGCCGGCACCTTCTATGTCGGCTGCGTTGCGGCCACCACGCTCGGAGCCGTCATCGGACCGATTCTGGGCCCACTTGATCATTACGGGTTGGATATGGCCTTTTCAGCGGTCTTTCTGGTGCTGTTGCGCAGCATGTGGACAGGATGGCGCGCTGCCCGGCCCTGGCTGACCAGCCTGGTGGTCGCCGCTGCGACATTCCTGCTGTTGCCCGGGGCCTGGTACGTCGTTGCCGGCACGACGGCAGGCCTCCTCCATGCCAGCCTGCAGGCCCGACTGTCACCGGATGTCCCGACCATCTCTGAAGGCGGCTCCGAAGAAGGGCAGGCCTCAGAAACGGTGCAGCAGAAAAACCAGGGCGATGGCGAGGACGAAACACCCGATCCCACCCACGCACAGCCCCAGCGTCAGGCCCCGCCGGAGCCCGGCTGA
- a CDS encoding AzlD family protein, translated as MTQYFHLQALNVLTILLMAGTTYCTRIGGYLLLRHHTPGPRLAAVMRCAPGCVLVSIIAPAFTSPHPATLLALACTVLAAWRLPMLATVLIGIGSAFLFRQLLG; from the coding sequence ATGACCCAGTATTTTCACCTTCAGGCTCTCAACGTTCTGACCATCCTGCTCATGGCCGGCACGACCTACTGCACGCGTATCGGCGGTTATCTGCTGTTGCGCCATCACACCCCGGGCCCCAGGCTGGCGGCAGTCATGCGGTGTGCACCCGGCTGTGTTCTGGTTTCCATCATCGCCCCGGCCTTCACCAGCCCCCATCCCGCCACGCTTCTGGCCCTGGCCTGCACGGTTCTGGCGGCCTGGCGGCTGCCGATGTTGGCAACCGTGCTCATCGGCATCGGCTCGGCTTTTCTGTTCCGCCAGCTGCTGGGGTAG